A portion of the Pedobacter cryoconitis genome contains these proteins:
- the trpA gene encoding tryptophan synthase subunit alpha, whose amino-acid sequence MNRINKIFKEKKNNILSIYYTAGYPGLGDTVAIAAALEKAGADMLEIGFPYSDPVADGPVIQASSKLSLDQGMDLDLLFEQLKELRKTVTIPVLLMGYVNPVLQYGVERFCKSCAEVGVDGCIVPDLPMVEYEEFYKDVFLKYGLSNIFLVTPQTSTERIHKIDSLSNGFIYLLSSSATTGQNLQVSDTTEAYFSRIADLKLNNPTMIGFGISSKETFDKACKYANGGIIGTAFVKAIAAGNLDENIEAFMTKFTS is encoded by the coding sequence ATGAACAGGATTAATAAAATATTCAAAGAGAAAAAGAACAATATACTATCCATCTACTATACAGCAGGTTATCCGGGTTTAGGTGACACGGTTGCAATTGCAGCTGCCCTGGAAAAAGCAGGAGCCGATATGCTGGAAATAGGTTTTCCTTATTCAGATCCGGTAGCAGATGGACCGGTTATTCAAGCCAGCAGTAAACTGTCCCTAGACCAGGGGATGGATTTAGACTTGTTATTTGAACAGTTAAAAGAATTGCGCAAAACAGTTACAATCCCGGTCTTGTTGATGGGGTACGTAAACCCAGTATTACAATACGGTGTAGAGCGTTTCTGTAAATCCTGTGCTGAAGTGGGGGTTGACGGTTGTATTGTACCCGATCTGCCAATGGTCGAATATGAAGAATTTTATAAAGACGTATTCCTGAAATACGGATTGAGCAATATATTTTTAGTTACCCCGCAAACTTCAACAGAGCGTATCCACAAAATTGATTCCCTGAGCAATGGATTTATCTATTTATTATCTTCTTCTGCTACAACAGGGCAAAACTTGCAAGTATCGGATACCACAGAAGCTTATTTTTCAAGGATTGCAGACCTGAAACTAAATAATCCAACAATGATCGGATTCGGGATCAGCAGTAAAGAGACTTTTGATAAAGCTTGTAAATATGCAAATGGAGGAATTATCGGTACAGCTTTTGTAAAAGCTATTGCAGCAGGTAACCTGGATGAGAATATTGAAGCGTTTATGACGAAATTTACGTCATAA
- a CDS encoding L-threonylcarbamoyladenylate synthase, with protein MLIKIYPENPNPKAIEQVVEVLKKGGIIIYPTDTVYGLGCDITNQKAIERICQIRGIKPEKANFSFICSDLRHISDFVKPIDTTVFRLLKKALPGPFTFIFNANNNVPKLLSSNKKTVGIRVPDNSIARAIVEMLGNPILSTSIKDDDELVEYSTDPELIYEKYEALVDAVIDGGYGDNEASTVVDCTQGDFEIIRQGKGILENYL; from the coding sequence GTGGTTGAAGTCCTCAAAAAGGGCGGTATTATCATATATCCCACTGATACTGTATATGGATTAGGATGCGATATCACCAACCAGAAGGCGATTGAGCGAATTTGTCAGATCAGAGGCATAAAGCCTGAAAAAGCGAATTTTTCTTTTATCTGTTCTGACCTCAGACACATCTCTGATTTTGTCAAGCCGATTGACACTACTGTATTCCGCTTGTTAAAGAAAGCCCTTCCAGGCCCTTTTACTTTCATATTCAATGCGAACAACAATGTTCCAAAATTACTGAGTTCAAATAAGAAAACTGTCGGGATCAGGGTACCTGATAACAGTATTGCGAGGGCAATAGTTGAAATGTTAGGCAACCCGATTTTGTCAACATCGATTAAGGATGATGATGAGCTGGTGGAGTATTCTACAGATCCTGAATTGATCTATGAGAAATATGAAGCATTAGTTGATGCGGTGATTGATGGCGGCTATGGCGATAATGAAGCTTCTACAGTGGTAGATTGTACGCAGGGCGATTTTGAGATTATCCGTCAGGGAAAAGGAATACTGGAAAACTATTTATAA